A part of Cottoperca gobio chromosome 4, fCotGob3.1, whole genome shotgun sequence genomic DNA contains:
- the ell gene encoding RNA polymerase II elongation factor ELL: protein MAALKEEQCYGLSCGRVSNGSNVSVFHVKLTDSALKAFEGYQTSKVLSSRPLIRFNGNQGKISIPRSETSSELQTFTFYLSHVGRDNPQGSFDCIQQYITSEGSIQLDCLGGIQDKITVCATDDSYQKARENMAQVEEETRSRSAIVIKLGGRYVGKKVQIRKPAPGLSDVAPLRRTSRPVIISSSTLKKGTPQHRPLRERLTHLLALKPYTKPELILRLQKDGLLPLDKDSLDSYLQQVANMNGKDNTFTLKDVLYKEIQKEWPGYTEGDLQLLKRILFKKQNAAPPLDSPPKEQTGSSPSQKRPAADFTDPLANKKPRISHLVSKAATAPVNGKLSSSNGRGEAGGAQAGGAQAGGAQAGGAQAGVAVSVSDAGMTSSSQQLPLLDIPRPFEALSDVSNDSSHNGRDCDSQETAVSERLSQSPSVFSAPTMLHAPSKSPSVFSAPTMLHAPSVATSSPAHAAAPDGPRDKSPSSFNNKSKKKSKKHKDKEKSKDKERVREKGQEKEKEKEKERKSRGERVPEPNRACAMSPGNLKSNSIPHKSTDLNGMCNSTNIPSSSPEVADYLLKYMVIGSPEQRQKYKTDFNAEYSEYRGLHARIEGITRQFTVLDNELKQLNQGTDKYKTIHNQILQEYHKIKKTNPNYSQEKNRCEYLHNKLAHIKRLIAEYDQQQL from the exons GTCCTGTCATCACGGCCATTGATCAGGTTTAATGGAAACCAAGGG AAAATTTCAATACCACGGTCAGAAACTTCCAGTGAACTGCAAACGTTTACTTTCTACCTGTCACATGTGGGCAGAGATAACCCCCAGGGCAGCTTCGACTGCATCCAGCAGTACATCACCAG TGAAGGGAGCATTCAGCTGGATTGTTTGGGTGGGATCCAGGACAAAATTACAGTATGTGCCACAGACGACTCCTACCAGAAGGCCAGGGAAAACATGGCCCAGGTCGAGGAGGAGACTCGCAGTCGGAGTGCCATCGTCATCAAGCTTGGGGGAAGATACGTAG GTAAGAAGGTTCAGATACGGAAACCGGCACCTGGCCTCTCAGACGTCGCCCCGCTACGGAGGACATCTCGGCCTGTCATTATCTCTAGCAGTACGCTAAAGAAGGGCACACCTCAGCACAGGCCGCTCAGAGAGCGCCTCACACACCTGCTGGCCCTCAAGCCTTACACGAAGCCTGAGCTGATCCTCAGGTTGCAGAAAGATGGCCTCTTGCCATTAGACAAGGACTCCCTGGATAGCTACCTGCaacag GTGGCGAACATGAATGGGAAAGACAACACCTTCACATTGAAGGACGTTTTGTATAAGGAGATTCAGAAGGAATGGCCAGGCTACACAGAAGGAGACCTGCAGCTTCTCAAGAGAATCCTGTTTAA GAAACAGAACGCTGCCCCTCCACTGGACAGCCCGCCCAAAGAGCAGACCGGCAGCTCGCCATCTCAG AAACGGCCGGCTGCTGACTTCACCGACCCTCTTGCAAACAAAAAGCCCAGGATATCACACCTCGTCAGCAAGGCTGCAACAGCCCCAGTGAATGGCAAGCTCAGCTCCTCCAACGGGAGAGGGGAAGCAGGTGGAGCGCAGGCAGGTGGAGCGCAGGCAGGTGGAGCGCAGGCAGGTGGAGCGCAGGCAGGAGTGGCGGTTTCTGTGTCAGATGCCGGCATGACGTCCAGCTCCCAGCAGCTCCCTTTGCTGGACATCCCTCGTCCTTTCGAAGCACTGTCAGATGTGAGCAATGACTCCAGCCACAACGGGAGAGATTGTGACTCTCAGGAAACCGCAGTGTCCGAGAGGCTCAGCCAATCTCCTTCGGTGTTCTCGGCCCCAACGATGCTCCACGCGCCCAGCAAATCTCCTTCGGTGTTCTCGGCCCCAACGATGCTCCACGCGCCCAGCGTCGCAACATCATCTCCTGCACACGCAGCAGCCCCGGATGGCCCTCGGGACAAGAGTCCTTCATCCTTCAACAACAAGTCCAAGAAGAAGTCAAAAAAGCATAAAGACAAGGAGAAGAGCAAAGACAaggagagggtgagagaaaagggacaagagaaggagaaggagaaggagaaggagaggaaaagtCGCGGGGAGCGTGTGCCTGAGCCTAACCGAGCCTGTGCGATGAGCCCAGGAAACCTCAAAAGCAACAGTATTCCACATAAAAGCACAG ATCTGAATGGGATGTGCAACAGTACCAATATTCCTTCATCGTCACCTGAGGTGGCAGACTATTTATT GAAGTACATGGTGATCGGCTCTCCGGAGCAGCGTCAGAAGTATAAAACCGATTTCAACGCCGAGTACAGCGAGTACCGGGGTCTGCATGCTCGGATAGAGGGCATCACCCGGCAGTTCACTGTGCTTGACAACGAGCTCAAACAGCTCAATCAAGGCACAGATAAGTACAAG acaATCCACAATCAAATACTTCAAGagtatcataaaataaaaaag ACTAATCCAAACTATAGCCAAGAGAAGAACCGCTGTGAATATCTACACAACAAACTGGCACATATAAAGAGACTTATTGCCGAGTACGATCAACAGCAACTTTAA